One window of the Alphaproteobacteria bacterium genome contains the following:
- the uvrB gene encoding excinuclease ABC subunit UvrB translates to MASQPDSVVDLAPYPLPFEKGEGGIRFELASDFKPAGDQPEAIASLVSGIGEDEQDQVLLGVTGSGKTFTMAHVIAQTQRPALIMAPNKTLAAQLYGEMRELFPNNAVEYFVSYYDYYQPEAYVARTDTYIEKDSSINEQIDRMRHAATRSLFERDDVIIVASVSCIYGMGSPETYLDMTIPLAVGQTFPLRELLKRLVELQYKRNDQSFVRGAFRVRGDTVELFPAHYEDRAWRLSLFGDEIESIVEFDPLTGEKTEKLESIRVYANSHYVTPRPTIAQAIKQIKKDLVVRLEEFRSTNKLLEAQRLEQRTQFDIEMLEATGSCAGIENYSRYLTGRKAGEPPPTLFEYLPDNALLIVDESHVSVPQVGGMFKGDFRRKSTLSEFGFRLPSCIDNRPLKFEEWDTMRPQTVYVSATPGPFEMERAAGVIVDQVIRPTGLIDPVCLVRPVENQVDDLLHECRETVARGYRVLVTTLTKRMAEDLTEFMHEAGLRVRYLHSDIDTLERIEILRDLRLGAFDILVGINLLREGLDIPECALVAILDADKEGFLRSRTSLVQTIGRAARNLEGRVILYADKMTDSLDYALKETERRRDKQRAYNEAHGITPESVKKNISDVLQSVFEKDYVTPGLSEDGDGFQHLVGHNLRAHIQDLEKKMLDYASNLEFEDAARLRDEISRLESAELGLPGESAKDVRARQRDLKSGARSSGGRAGTRVRRGKTNKTTWI, encoded by the coding sequence ATGGCTTCCCAACCGGATTCCGTCGTCGATCTCGCGCCCTACCCGCTGCCCTTCGAAAAGGGCGAGGGTGGCATTCGCTTCGAGTTGGCCTCCGACTTCAAACCCGCGGGCGATCAGCCGGAGGCAATCGCCTCTCTGGTGAGCGGCATCGGCGAGGACGAGCAGGATCAAGTCCTGCTCGGCGTCACCGGGTCGGGCAAGACCTTTACGATGGCTCATGTCATCGCCCAGACCCAGCGACCGGCGCTGATCATGGCGCCAAACAAGACCCTTGCCGCACAGCTCTACGGCGAAATGCGCGAACTGTTTCCAAATAACGCCGTCGAATATTTCGTGTCCTATTACGACTACTACCAGCCCGAAGCCTACGTCGCGCGGACGGACACCTATATCGAGAAGGATTCCTCGATCAACGAACAGATCGATCGCATGCGCCACGCCGCAACGCGGTCTTTGTTCGAGCGCGACGACGTGATTATCGTAGCCAGCGTGTCGTGCATTTACGGCATGGGCTCGCCAGAAACCTATCTCGACATGACGATCCCGCTGGCGGTGGGTCAGACCTTCCCGCTCAGGGAATTGCTCAAGCGTCTGGTCGAACTGCAATACAAGCGCAACGATCAAAGTTTTGTCCGCGGTGCGTTCCGGGTGCGCGGCGACACGGTCGAGCTGTTCCCCGCGCACTATGAAGACCGCGCCTGGCGCCTGTCTCTGTTCGGCGATGAAATCGAATCGATCGTGGAGTTCGACCCGTTGACCGGTGAGAAGACCGAAAAGCTAGAATCCATTCGCGTTTACGCCAACTCGCATTACGTGACCCCGCGACCGACGATCGCCCAGGCCATCAAGCAGATCAAAAAAGACCTTGTCGTGCGGCTCGAAGAGTTCCGATCTACCAACAAACTCCTGGAAGCGCAGCGGTTGGAGCAACGCACCCAGTTCGATATCGAAATGCTGGAAGCCACCGGCAGTTGCGCCGGGATCGAAAACTATTCGCGCTATCTGACCGGTCGAAAGGCGGGCGAGCCGCCCCCGACGTTGTTCGAATACCTGCCCGACAATGCGTTGCTCATCGTCGATGAGTCGCATGTCTCGGTGCCGCAGGTGGGCGGCATGTTCAAGGGCGACTTTCGCCGCAAGTCGACGCTTTCGGAGTTCGGTTTCCGCCTACCCTCGTGCATCGACAATCGCCCGCTCAAATTCGAAGAGTGGGACACCATGCGGCCGCAGACGGTCTATGTCTCGGCAACGCCGGGCCCGTTCGAGATGGAGCGCGCGGCTGGGGTCATCGTCGACCAGGTGATCCGCCCCACCGGGTTGATCGACCCGGTCTGTCTGGTGCGGCCGGTCGAGAACCAAGTCGACGACCTGTTGCACGAGTGCCGCGAAACTGTCGCCCGGGGCTATCGCGTGTTGGTGACGACACTGACAAAACGCATGGCGGAGGACCTGACGGAGTTCATGCACGAGGCGGGGCTGCGCGTCCGCTATCTCCATTCAGACATTGACACGCTGGAACGGATCGAAATCTTGCGCGATTTGCGGCTCGGCGCCTTCGACATCTTGGTTGGGATCAACTTGCTGCGCGAAGGTCTCGACATCCCGGAATGTGCGCTCGTCGCGATTCTCGATGCCGACAAAGAAGGCTTCTTGCGGTCCCGCACGTCGTTGGTTCAAACCATCGGCCGGGCGGCGCGCAACCTCGAAGGCCGGGTGATCCTGTACGCCGACAAAATGACCGACAGCCTGGACTACGCGCTGAAGGAAACCGAACGCCGCCGCGACAAACAGCGCGCCTACAACGAGGCCCATGGGATAACACCCGAGAGCGTGAAGAAGAATATCTCCGACGTTCTCCAAAGCGTGTTCGAGAAGGACTATGTGACGCCGGGGCTCTCCGAAGACGGCGACGGGTTCCAGCATCTGGTTGGCCACAATCTGCGGGCGCACATTCAAGACCTCGAAAAGAAGATGCTGGATTACGCCTCTAATCTCGAATTCGAGGACGCGGCCCGCCTGCGCGATGAAATCAGTCGTCTGGAAAGTGCGGAGCTCGGGCTGCCGGGCGAATCGGCAAAGGACGTCCGCGCCCGGCAACGGGACCTCAAGAGCGGCGCGCGATCGTCCGGCGGTCGGGCCGGAACGCGGGTTCGCCGCGGCAAGACCAACAAGACGACGTGGATCTGA
- a CDS encoding formate/nitrite transporter family protein produces the protein MANRDETAFTLLDAYAPAEVARRVESAGVAKAGLPLVPTLALGVLAGAFIAFGSLFYLVAVTDSGLGYGIERIVGGICFSLGLILVVVAGAELFTGNNLIAIAWADRKITSRQLLRNWGLVFVANFAGAVATAVIVDLSGIMGAHNGALAETVVRIAADKSALPFGEAFLRGLLCNALVCLAVWLAMAAHSVSGKILAIVFPIAAFVALGLEHSVANMFLIPLGLLVAPDGPVAGLTLGGLASNLVPVTLGNIVGGSVFVALVYYVVYIRGVRPQG, from the coding sequence ATGGCAAACCGCGACGAAACGGCTTTCACGCTTCTGGATGCGTATGCTCCCGCTGAGGTCGCGCGGCGGGTTGAAAGCGCGGGCGTTGCCAAGGCGGGTCTCCCCCTAGTCCCAACACTGGCGCTGGGCGTCTTGGCGGGCGCCTTCATCGCCTTTGGGTCGCTTTTTTACTTGGTCGCAGTGACCGATTCCGGTCTCGGCTACGGGATCGAGCGCATTGTCGGTGGAATCTGCTTCTCGCTCGGGCTGATTCTCGTCGTCGTCGCCGGTGCCGAACTCTTCACCGGCAACAACCTCATCGCGATTGCCTGGGCCGACCGGAAGATTACGTCGCGGCAATTGCTGCGAAACTGGGGCCTAGTCTTCGTCGCCAACTTTGCCGGTGCCGTCGCGACGGCAGTTATTGTCGATCTCTCGGGGATCATGGGTGCCCACAACGGGGCGTTGGCCGAGACCGTCGTACGGATCGCCGCTGACAAATCGGCTCTGCCGTTCGGCGAGGCGTTCTTGCGCGGGCTCCTGTGCAACGCTTTGGTCTGTCTCGCGGTGTGGCTGGCGATGGCGGCGCATTCGGTTTCGGGCAAAATCCTCGCGATCGTCTTCCCGATTGCGGCATTCGTGGCCCTCGGTCTCGAGCATTCGGTCGCCAACATGTTCCTTATTCCGCTCGGGTTGTTGGTCGCGCCCGACGGCCCGGTCGCAGGCCTAACGCTCGGCGGTTTGGCGAGCAATCTTGTCCCGGTAACGCTGGGCAATATCGTCGGTGGCAGCGTCTTCGTCGCCCTGGTCTACTATGTCGTCTATATCCGCGGGGTTCGGCCCCAGGGATAG
- a CDS encoding pyridoxal phosphate-dependent aminotransferase: protein MGFIADSLGRIKPSPTIAMSDLARALQAEGRDVIGLSAGEPDFDTPDHIKAAAKAAIDRGDTKYTTVDGTAALKQAIAGKFKRDNDLTYDPKTEITVGTGGKQVLFNAIMATVNPGDEVVIPAPYWVSYPDIVLLAGGKPVIVKAPASKAFRLQPEDLEKAITPKTKWFIINSPSNPSGAAYTADELRALGAVLERHPHVWVLSDDMYEHLVYDGFTFTTMAQVCPSLRDRTLTLNGVSKAYAMTGWRIGFAGAPAVLIKAMGKLQSQSTTNPSSISQAAAVEALNGPSEFLKDWVKAFAGRRDLVVGMLNQATGLTCPNPEGAFYVYPSCEGLIGKSTPDGRKIENDEDFGKALLEVEGVAVVHGAAFGLEPHFRISYATSTEILTDACQRIQRFCASLR, encoded by the coding sequence ATGGGCTTCATTGCCGACTCGCTGGGCCGGATCAAGCCGTCCCCGACCATTGCCATGAGCGATCTCGCGCGCGCCCTCCAAGCCGAGGGGCGCGATGTCATTGGGCTTTCCGCGGGCGAACCCGATTTCGACACGCCCGACCACATCAAAGCCGCCGCAAAGGCGGCGATCGACCGCGGCGACACCAAGTACACGACCGTCGATGGTACAGCGGCGTTGAAGCAGGCGATCGCGGGCAAATTCAAACGCGACAACGACCTCACCTACGATCCCAAGACCGAGATCACGGTCGGGACCGGCGGCAAGCAGGTCCTGTTCAACGCGATCATGGCGACCGTTAATCCCGGCGACGAGGTCGTAATCCCGGCGCCCTATTGGGTGTCCTATCCCGATATCGTGCTGCTGGCGGGCGGCAAGCCGGTCATCGTCAAGGCCCCGGCGTCGAAGGCCTTTCGGTTGCAGCCGGAGGATCTGGAAAAGGCCATCACACCGAAAACCAAATGGTTCATCATCAACTCGCCGAGCAACCCGTCGGGTGCCGCGTACACCGCGGACGAGCTCCGCGCCCTGGGTGCCGTCCTTGAACGCCACCCCCATGTCTGGGTGCTCAGCGACGACATGTACGAGCATCTCGTTTATGACGGCTTTACCTTCACCACCATGGCGCAGGTTTGTCCCTCCCTGCGCGACCGGACGCTCACCCTGAACGGCGTCTCCAAAGCCTACGCCATGACCGGGTGGCGCATCGGGTTTGCCGGCGCTCCCGCGGTGCTGATCAAGGCGATGGGGAAGCTGCAATCGCAAAGCACAACCAATCCGTCGTCGATCAGTCAGGCCGCAGCCGTCGAAGCGCTGAACGGACCAAGCGAGTTTCTCAAGGATTGGGTCAAGGCCTTTGCCGGTCGGCGCGATCTCGTCGTCGGCATGTTGAATCAAGCCACGGGATTGACCTGCCCGAACCCGGAAGGTGCGTTCTACGTCTATCCGTCCTGCGAAGGATTGATCGGGAAATCGACGCCCGACGGCCGCAAGATCGAGAATGACGAGGATTTCGGTAAGGCATTGCTCGAAGTCGAAGGGGTTGCCGTCGTGCACGGGGCCGCTTTCGGACTGGAACCGCATTTCCGCATTTCCTATGCGACCTCGACCGAAATCCTGACCGACGCTTGCCAGCGCATCCAGCGTTTCTGCGCGAGTCTCCGCTAG
- a CDS encoding 2-dehydropantoate 2-reductase: protein MKIAIMGSGGVGGYLGARLAADGHDVSFIARGAHLAAMKANGLRLDDKDRPVTIAPVKATDDPATVGPVDVVIFSVKVYDAQAAIEAMTPLIGPNTVVLDVLNGVESHQWLIAAFGAAHVLRGSIYISSHIAAPGVIVHETPGVRLVFGALDPAALGAAESLNAAMIVIGVKSVLTDDVESAIWSKMVMLTALSGICCLARLPIRDVMAEPEGAELVKRAMQEVAAVAAARRITLEPGALSSAQRFDPTKIPAIKPSMLHDLERGKPLEVEWLSGAISRFGHQAKVPTPTHDVVWGALKPLAAGGRP from the coding sequence ATGAAAATCGCGATCATGGGGTCAGGCGGTGTCGGGGGGTATCTCGGCGCGCGCCTTGCCGCGGACGGCCACGACGTCAGTTTCATTGCCCGCGGCGCACATCTTGCGGCAATGAAAGCGAATGGCCTTAGGCTGGATGACAAGGACCGGCCGGTGACGATCGCGCCGGTAAAGGCGACCGACGATCCGGCGACCGTTGGACCGGTCGATGTCGTGATCTTTTCGGTCAAGGTCTACGACGCCCAAGCCGCCATCGAGGCCATGACGCCGTTGATCGGGCCAAACACGGTTGTGCTCGACGTCCTTAATGGCGTCGAGAGTCACCAGTGGCTGATCGCGGCGTTCGGTGCGGCGCATGTGTTGCGCGGTTCGATCTATATTTCGTCCCATATCGCCGCGCCGGGCGTCATCGTTCACGAGACCCCAGGCGTCCGTCTGGTGTTCGGGGCGCTCGACCCGGCGGCGCTCGGCGCGGCCGAATCGCTAAACGCAGCCATGATCGTGATCGGCGTTAAGTCGGTGCTGACCGACGATGTCGAATCGGCCATTTGGTCGAAGATGGTCATGCTCACCGCCCTGAGCGGGATTTGCTGTCTCGCGCGGCTACCGATTCGTGATGTCATGGCGGAGCCTGAGGGCGCGGAACTCGTCAAACGTGCCATGCAAGAGGTTGCAGCGGTCGCCGCGGCGCGCCGGATTACGCTAGAACCCGGCGCACTCAGTTCGGCACAGCGATTCGATCCGACCAAAATCCCCGCGATCAAACCGTCGATGCTGCACGACCTCGAGCGCGGCAAACCGCTCGAAGTCGAGTGGTTGTCCGGCGCCATTTCGCGTTTCGGACACCAAGCCAAAGTGCCCACGCCAACCCACGATGTGGTCTGGGGCGCGCTGAAACCGTTGGCGGCGGGCGGTCGCCCCTAA
- the msrP gene encoding protein-methionine-sulfoxide reductase catalytic subunit MsrP — translation MLIKNPKGWEVSESTATSESVYLNRRQLMKGAAAGTIVAATGSVLGSVAQAATEADPSAHLYPVERNPRYTLDRDLTPEKVNATYNNFYEFGSHKEIWRAAQRLPVRPWTVRVDGMVEKEMEFGIDDLLAKMPLEERLYRHRCVEAWSMTIPWSGFEMSHLIKLVQPLGSAKYVEFRSFLDKSFASGQRQFWYPWPYVEGLTIEEAMNEMTFMVTGTYGKPAPPQHGAPIRVALPWKYGFKSAKSIVSITFTDKRPKSFWEEIQSAEYGFWANVNPDFDHPRWTQKTERVLGTDMRVPTLLYNGYAEHVADLYKDMPQDRALFT, via the coding sequence ATGCTGATCAAGAACCCCAAGGGTTGGGAGGTTTCCGAATCGACCGCGACATCCGAGTCGGTCTATTTGAATCGCCGGCAACTGATGAAGGGTGCCGCGGCGGGCACGATCGTCGCCGCGACAGGCTCGGTGCTGGGCAGCGTCGCCCAGGCAGCGACTGAGGCCGACCCGTCGGCGCATCTATATCCCGTCGAACGCAATCCCCGCTATACGCTCGACCGCGATCTGACGCCGGAAAAGGTCAACGCCACCTACAACAACTTCTACGAGTTTGGGTCGCACAAGGAAATCTGGCGCGCCGCCCAACGCCTGCCGGTTCGCCCGTGGACCGTGCGGGTTGACGGTATGGTCGAAAAGGAGATGGAGTTCGGCATCGACGATCTCTTAGCGAAGATGCCGCTGGAAGAGCGTCTCTATCGCCACCGGTGCGTCGAGGCGTGGTCGATGACCATTCCCTGGAGCGGGTTCGAGATGAGCCACCTCATCAAGTTGGTGCAGCCTCTAGGATCGGCGAAGTACGTCGAGTTCCGCAGCTTTTTGGATAAGAGCTTCGCGTCCGGGCAGCGCCAATTCTGGTACCCGTGGCCCTATGTCGAAGGTCTGACCATTGAAGAGGCGATGAACGAAATGACCTTCATGGTCACCGGGACCTACGGCAAGCCTGCCCCGCCCCAGCACGGCGCACCGATCCGCGTAGCTTTGCCCTGGAAGTACGGGTTCAAGTCGGCAAAATCGATCGTCAGCATTACCTTCACCGACAAACGCCCCAAGAGCTTCTGGGAAGAGATCCAGTCGGCCGAGTACGGCTTTTGGGCCAACGTCAATCCGGATTTCGATCATCCGCGCTGGACCCAGAAAACCGAGCGCGTGCTTGGCACGGATATGCGGGTCCCGACGCTTCTCTACAACGGCTATGCCGAGCATGTCGCCGATCTCTACAAGGACATGCCGCAAGACCGCGCGCTCTTCACCTAA